In Candidatus Binatia bacterium, the sequence TCTGGGACCGCATTATTGGAAGCACAGGCGATCAGGGACAACCTGATTCCACAGCGAAAGTCGCGCCCGCTCTGAGGCGACAGGAAGCCCTGCCGATGCTCGCGCAGGAGGGACTGAATAACTATATCATTGTCATTCTCGACAGCTGTCGCTTCGATGCCTTCCAGAAGGCCCGCCCCAAGACGATCATGCGTCTCGGCGAGCTCGAACGACGTTGGAGCTACGCCTCCTGGACAGCACCTTCGCACTACAACCTGCTTATGGGGCTGCTTCCACATCACAGCCCGCAACAGGTCTATGCGTCCGATTATTACAAAAAAGACTTTCTCAACTATCAAAAGCGTCTCGGGGTCGATGATATACAGTTCAAAAACATGGTTCCGCAGCTGTTTTTACCGTCCTATCTAAAGCATCGCCTCGGATATCGAACGAATGCTCTGGTATCCATGCCCGTCCTGAACCCACAAACCCTGCTCAACAAGGATTTCGATCATTATCAGCTGATGGACAAGCATAACGATATGGCTGCAATGCTCGACGTGATGGAGTTTCGCGAAGACCGCCCGTCGTTTTACCTTCTCAACACTGGCGAGACCCATTACCCGTACGCGTTGCCTACCGAAACCGAAAACGATTGGCCGAAAATTCATGGTGTCAACGGCGTCTTCAAGCACCTCGACGATCAGGTGGTCGGAGGCAAGCTGGTCGATGACGATGACGAGCCCGACGACTTCTTCGATCAACCGAAGTTGGACGAGCTTCGCCAACGGCAGATCGATACGATCGGGTATCTCGATACTGTTTTCGAGCGGCTTTTCGATACCGTGCCGAGAAACACCTTCATTACCGTCACGGCCGACCATGGGGAACTCTTCGGTGAAGAAGGCTACTTCGGTCATGGGCCCATAGCCCATGAGAAAGTCTATGAAGTTCCCTTCCTTGAAGGGAAGATCCGCTAGAGGAGATCTGTGTAAACGAGCCCTCGCGGGCAACGTCCAACCAGCTTGGCCGGGCAGTCCGCCAGAGAGAGACTCGGTTCCTCCAGCATTCCGAGCGCTTTTCGTTTATCGCCCCCGTAGACCATCAACACTGCAAGTCCGGTCAGTTCCAGCAAGCCTCGCGAGGCGGTGATTCGTCTAGGTGGCGGCTTGGGAGCATTGTCGACCTCCAGAAAGAGCCTGCCCGTCGTCAAAATGGCCGGGTGATGCGGAAAAAGGGAGGCGGTATGTCCATCTTCGCCTGCACTGAGGACCGCGACATCGAACCGCCCACCCCATTTTTGAAGCTCCGCCGCGTAAAGTGATACGCCACCATCGGCCGCGCCTTCTTCCCAGCGGAACGGGTGGACATGTTCGGGGAGCAACCGCCCGGATTGCAGGAGCGGGGCCACCAGACCGGCGTCGACAACCTGCCAATTGCTCTCCGGACTCGAGATCGGCAGCATTCGCTCGTCTGCCATGAAGATGTGGATCTTTCGCCAGGGAAGCTCCAAGGCAGCCAGATGAGCGAATACTCCAGCCACGCTGCGGCCGCCAACCACAGCCAGAATAGCGTGGCCACGGGCATAGGCGACCTCGGATAACGCGGCGCCGACTTCCTGAGCCGCAAGCCGATCCAGCTCTTCGCGTTTTCCGCGTATCAAAGATTCGGAGAGGAACCTACCATTCACCGAAGTTCTCCATCGTGTCCCACGGCGCGCAAGCAGGGAGGGGCGTACCTTGCTGCAGGAGCTCGATCGAGATGCCGTCCGGCGATCGAAGGAACGCCATATGGCCATCCCGAGGCGGCCGGTGAATCCGAACGCCCTTGTCCAAAGCCCTCTGACAAACCGTGTAGATATCCTCGACCCCGTAGGCCAGATGGCCGAAATTGCGGCCCCCGCCATAAGGCTCCGGATCCCAATTATACGTCAATTCGACTTGAGCGGCCTCGTCTCCGGGCGCCGCGAGAAAGACCAAAGTAAAGCGTCCGGCTTCAACCTCCACTCGTTGGACTTCCACCAGCCCCAGAACGCCGCAAAAAAAATCAAGGGAAGAGTCAAGGTCGGTCACACGCACCATTGTATGCAGATACTTCATGGCTCTCCTCTGCCGCACTCTCGCCGGTCGCGCAAGCCTCAACCAAAAAACCAGTGGCAGGCGGCCACGGCACCGAGGAATCCCGCAAAATCACCGGCAAGGCAGCAGTAAAGAGCGTGCCGACCGTCACGCACATTTGCGGCGCCAAAATAGAGAGCCAATACGTAGAAAGTGGTCTCTGTCGAACCTTGGAGTGTGCTTGCCAGGTATCCGGTAAAGGAATCCGGTCCATAAGTCGTAAGGGTGTCGCTCATGATCGCAAACGAACCGGAGCCGGAAAGTGGCCTGAGGATCGCCATCGGCAACACCGCCGCAGGCACGCCGAGCCGGCTGGTGATCGGGTCGACCACGCCAATCACCAGATCCAGAGCGCCTGACGCTCGGAACATACCAACCGCCACCAGAATCGCGACGAGATAGGGCACAATCCGAATCGCTACCTCGAGTCCCTCCTGAGCGCCAGCCACCATCGACTCGTAAACGCGAACACGACCGCGAATTCCGACCAGCAGCAGTCCGAGTATCAGGAGCGGAAAAAGCCAGGTTTGGGTAAGGCTTTGCAACACCTCTCCTGGTGTCGCGGTCGCGGCAAGTGCGCGCGCCTCACGCCAGATACCGGCGCCGGTCGCCAACAGGGTCAGCGTAATCAGAAACCTCCGTTTACGATCGGCGGGCACCCATGGCTCTGCAGCCAAAAGAGCCTCCGCGTTCTCGAGTGAAGCGGATTCCTCCGAGGATTCTGCGGGCATCGCAGCCATACCCTCGTCCGGGACAGGCGGCTCCGAGGACCGAAACCGCGGTACGCCACGCAGTAGAAAAAAAGTTCCGACCGCGACAACGGTCGAGCAGATCGTCGCAAAAAGGGTTGGCGCCCAAATCGCCTCGGGGTGAGCCGAGCCCGCGGCGAGGCGCACACCGATGGTTCCCAAGGGAGGTAATAGCGTAATCGCGGATGTATTGATCGCGAGGAAGAGAACCATCGCATCCGTGGCCTTGCCGGGGTGGGGGTTCAGTCTCTCCATTTCCTTCATCGCCTTCAGCCCGAATGGCGTCGCAGCATTCCCGAGTCCGGCCATATTCGACGACATATTCATGACCAGAGCGCTCATGGCCGGGTGGGAGGAAGGGATCCCGGGGAAAAGCCGCCGGAGCACCGGAGCCAGCCCACGTCCAATGGCGTCTCGCAGGCCCCCGTCGAACGCCACACGCATGATCCCGAGAAGAAAAACCATGATGCCGACCAGACCAATCACCAAGGTCACTGCGCTTTGGGCGCTGGTGAAGATGGACGCTGTCACAGCCTCCATCCGACCCGTCAGCCCGCCCCACACCACAGCAATGATCACCAAACCCGACCAGATCGCGTTCACCCCCGACCCCTATCGGGTTCTTTGCATCCGAACAAACCTGCAACGTTGGCGATCTTCGATCCTTCGCCTATGCTGATGGGGCATGGTCTATTTCTCGCATCGTCTCGCATTCGCGCTTTTTCTAAGCGTCTGTTTGCCGACAATCACGGCCTGTGAGCTCGGGGGAAAAGCGGCAACCGAGGAATCACGCCCGCGGCCAGTCGAGACGATGTCCGTGATCACGCAAGACGTGGAGGTCACGGTTGACGCCGTCGGAAGTCTCATGGCCCGGCAATTTATCGATCTTCGCGCGCAGGAGCCGGGGATCGTTCGGACGCTCCGCGACCCGAATGGAGCGGAGGTTTCTCGAGGAGACCTGCTTCTCCAACTGGACACGCGACAGGCCGCAGCCCAAGTCAAACTCGCCGGTGCCAATGTCGCCGAGGCAAGGGCGTCCCTGCGAAAAAACCGGCTGGCCCATGAGCGCATTGGCGCACTGCAAGGGGAGGGCGTGGCCTCCGAGCAAAGCGGGGACGACGCTCTCGCCGGACTCGAGCAAGCCCAAGCGGCCCTCGAGGTGGCTCAGGCCCGGCTCGTCGTCGCGGAGGCCGAACTCGCAGAAACTGCGATACGGGCACCTTTCACCGGCCATCTCGGGCGCTGGGAGGTCGATGAGGGCGCTTACGTCCAGACGGGCGAAATCCTCAATCGCTTGACCGATGATCGCACGTTGGAGGTCCGGTTTGCCGTCCCGGAACGCACCGCCGCAGCGCTCGCTGTGGGTCAAGCCATTCGCTTGACCGTCAGCAGCCATCCGGAGCGTGAATTTCAGGGCCGGCTCGCATTCATCGAGCCAGAAATAGATACGCAAACACGAAGTGCTCAGGCAATCGGAACATTCGATAATCGGGACAGACTGCTGCGCTCGGGACAATTTGCACGCGTCGAGTTGGTTCTCGAGACGCGACGCGCCGGCACGCTGGTTCCCGTCACGGCCGTTCGAAAGGCCGGAGAAAAGAACTACGTATTCGTCTTCGATGATAATCGAGCGATCCCCCGCGAGGTGCTTACGGGCGTGCGTCTGGGAGAATTGCTCGAGATCCGACAGGGACTCGATGCCGGCGACGCAATCGTGCAAAATGGCCATACGACTCTTGACCTGGCGGAACCAACTCTGGTCAGGACGGTTACGGTAGAGGATACCCGCCCCTAGTGTCGCCCTGGGCCCTATCGATCCGGCGGCCGGTGTTCGCTACCGTTGTCTCTCTTGCGTTGGTGCTCTTCGGCGTGATCGGCTTCAACCGACTCTCGGTCCGGGAGCTTCCAGATATCGAATTCCCGACCGTGACCATCCAGACAGTACTGCCGGGTGCGAGCCCGGAAGTTGTCGAGAAGGAGGTAACCGAAGAGCTCGAAGCCGCTGTCTCGACGGTGTCGGGGATTCGTACCTTGACCTCCGACAGCGGGGAAGAGGTCAGCAAAGTCTCGATCGAGTTCGAACTCGATCGCCCAATTGATGCCGCAGTTCAGGACGTGCGCGATCGCGTCCGAAGCGTGATTCGCTACCTGCCCGAAGAGGCCGAAGAGCCGGTCATTCGCAAGGTCGACATGGATGCGCAAGCCATCCTATGGATCTCGCTCAATGCGGACTACGAATCACTCCGTAATCTCACCTCTTACGCGGAAAACGTGCTTCAAGAGCGCTTGCAACGGCTACCGGGGGTCGGTTCCATCTATATCGGGGGCAGCAAGCGCCTGGCGATTCGCGTCGATCTTGACGCCGATCTTCTCGCCGCGCATGGCCTCACGGTGGCGGACGTCACGTCCGCGCTGCGTTCTGAAAATGTCGAGATACCTTCCGGCCGTATCGAAGGTGCCACGCGCGAGTTTGTTGTGCAGACGGAGGGAAGTCTGACCTCGGTCGCAGCATTCAACGATCTGATTCTGCGTTCCTCTGCCGACGGCCCGATTCGTCTCGGCGAGGTGGGTCGTGCATCCGCCGGCGATGAAGGAGAACGTTCGCTGGCGAGATTTAATCTGAACCCTCATGTCTCGATCGGTATCGTCAAGCAGTCGAACGCGAACACCGTAACG encodes:
- a CDS encoding sulfatase-like hydrolase/transferase, which codes for MLAQEGLNNYIIVILDSCRFDAFQKARPKTIMRLGELERRWSYASWTAPSHYNLLMGLLPHHSPQQVYASDYYKKDFLNYQKRLGVDDIQFKNMVPQLFLPSYLKHRLGYRTNALVSMPVLNPQTLLNKDFDHYQLMDKHNDMAAMLDVMEFREDRPSFYLLNTGETHYPYALPTETENDWPKIHGVNGVFKHLDDQVVGGKLVDDDDEPDDFFDQPKLDELRQRQIDTIGYLDTVFERLFDTVPRNTFITVTADHGELFGEEGYFGHGPIAHEKVYEVPFLEGKIR
- the pgl gene encoding 6-phosphogluconolactonase, giving the protein MNGRFLSESLIRGKREELDRLAAQEVGAALSEVAYARGHAILAVVGGRSVAGVFAHLAALELPWRKIHIFMADERMLPISSPESNWQVVDAGLVAPLLQSGRLLPEHVHPFRWEEGAADGGVSLYAAELQKWGGRFDVAVLSAGEDGHTASLFPHHPAILTTGRLFLEVDNAPKPPPRRITASRGLLELTGLAVLMVYGGDKRKALGMLEEPSLSLADCPAKLVGRCPRGLVYTDLL
- a CDS encoding VOC family protein, producing the protein MKYLHTMVRVTDLDSSLDFFCGVLGLVEVQRVEVEAGRFTLVFLAAPGDEAAQVELTYNWDPEPYGGGRNFGHLAYGVEDIYTVCQRALDKGVRIHRPPRDGHMAFLRSPDGISIELLQQGTPLPACAPWDTMENFGEW
- a CDS encoding nucleoside recognition domain-containing protein — protein: MNAIWSGLVIIAVVWGGLTGRMEAVTASIFTSAQSAVTLVIGLVGIMVFLLGIMRVAFDGGLRDAIGRGLAPVLRRLFPGIPSSHPAMSALVMNMSSNMAGLGNAATPFGLKAMKEMERLNPHPGKATDAMVLFLAINTSAITLLPPLGTIGVRLAAGSAHPEAIWAPTLFATICSTVVAVGTFFLLRGVPRFRSSEPPVPDEGMAAMPAESSEESASLENAEALLAAEPWVPADRKRRFLITLTLLATGAGIWREARALAATATPGEVLQSLTQTWLFPLLILGLLLVGIRGRVRVYESMVAGAQEGLEVAIRIVPYLVAILVAVGMFRASGALDLVIGVVDPITSRLGVPAAVLPMAILRPLSGSGSFAIMSDTLTTYGPDSFTGYLASTLQGSTETTFYVLALYFGAANVRDGRHALYCCLAGDFAGFLGAVAACHWFFG
- a CDS encoding efflux RND transporter periplasmic adaptor subunit, with the protein product MSVITQDVEVTVDAVGSLMARQFIDLRAQEPGIVRTLRDPNGAEVSRGDLLLQLDTRQAAAQVKLAGANVAEARASLRKNRLAHERIGALQGEGVASEQSGDDALAGLEQAQAALEVAQARLVVAEAELAETAIRAPFTGHLGRWEVDEGAYVQTGEILNRLTDDRTLEVRFAVPERTAAALAVGQAIRLTVSSHPEREFQGRLAFIEPEIDTQTRSAQAIGTFDNRDRLLRSGQFARVELVLETRRAGTLVPVTAVRKAGEKNYVFVFDDNRAIPREVLTGVRLGELLEIRQGLDAGDAIVQNGHTTLDLAEPTLVRTVTVEDTRP